A region from the Lycium barbarum isolate Lr01 chromosome 8, ASM1917538v2, whole genome shotgun sequence genome encodes:
- the LOC132605582 gene encoding uncharacterized protein LOC132605582: MENIQHKNLSVNGINMHIAETGEGPSTILFLHGFPELWYTWRHQMISLSSKGYRAIAPDLRGYGDTDAPPSPSSYTVFHIVGDLIALLDALGLDQVFLVGHDWGAIIAWHVCLLRPDRIKALVNLSVVFQPRNPKRKPIESMRALLGDDYYICRFQEYGEVEEEFARVDTARLIAKFLTSRRPAPLRVPKEKGFGGSPHTPITLPSWLSEEDLNYYSNKFRQTGFTGGLNYYRAMDLNWELTAPWTGVQIKVPVKFIVGDLDLTYNTPGVKEYIHKGRFQKMVPFLQEVVIMEEVAHFINQEKPEEINDHIYDFFQKF; the protein is encoded by the exons ATGGAGAATATACAGCACAAGAATCTGTCTGTAAACGGCATAAATATGCACATAGCTGAAACTGGTGAAGGTCCATCAACAATACTATTCCTCCATGGATTCCCTGAACTTTGGTATACATGGCGCCACCAAATGATTTCTCTTTCATCCAAGGGTTACCGTGCTATTGCTCCTGATCTTCGTGGCTATGGTGACACGGATGCCCCTCCTTCCCCTTCTAGTTATACTGTTTTTCATATAGTTGGTGACCTTATTGCCCTTCTTGATGCTCTCGGTCTTGATCAG GTGTTTCTTGTTGGACATGATTGGGGTGCTATTATAGCTTGGCATGTATGCCTTTTGCGACCTGACAGGATCAAGGCACTGGTTAATTTGAGTGTTGTCTTCCAACCCAGGAACCCCAAGAGAAAGCCTATTGAATCTATGCGTGCTCTCCTCGGGGATGATTACTATATTTGCAGATTTCAG GAATATGGAGAGGTAGAAGAGGAATTTGCTCGTGTTGATACCGCAAGACTAATCGCGAAATTTTTAACATCACGCCGCCCAGCTCCTCTTCGTGTACCTAAAGAGAAAGGATTTGGGGGTTCACCTCATACTCCCATTACATTGCCGTCTTGGTTGTCGGAAGAGGATCTCAACTACTATTCCAACAAGTTCAGACAGACAGGTTTTACTGGTGGATTAAACTACTATCGAGCTATGGACCT AAACTGGGAGCTGACCGCGCCATGGACAGGGGTGCAAATAAAGGTCCCGGTTAAGTTTATCGTCGGGGATCTCGACCTGACTTACAATACACCTGGTGTTAAGGAATATATCCACAAAGGCAGGTTCCAAAAAATGGTGCCATTCTTGCAAGAAGTAGTTATCATGGAAGAAGTTGCACACTTCATCAACCAAGAAAAACCAGAAGAAATTAATGACCATATCTATGACTTTTTCCAGAAGTTCTGA